Proteins from a genomic interval of Sphingopyxis sp. QXT-31:
- a CDS encoding F0F1 ATP synthase subunit gamma produces the protein MASLKELKGRIVSVKSTQKITKAKKMVAAAKLRKAQAAAEAARPYAERLERVVASLASKVGASDSAPKLLSGTGKSDTHLLVVLNSDRGLAGAFNSNIVKAARDKALELQAQGKKVVFFLIGRKGRPVISRLFPGQIIEQYETTGIRDIGFDQASDISAKVMELYEAGAFDVAHLFYSKFRSALLQIATGQQMIPVPPPADVPASSGAAVEYEPDEEAILADLLPRNVTIQIFKGLLENAASEQGASMTAMDNATRNAGDLINKLTIVYNRTRQAAITTELIEIIAGAEAL, from the coding sequence ATGGCCAGTCTGAAGGAACTCAAAGGGCGGATCGTCTCGGTCAAATCGACCCAGAAGATCACCAAGGCCAAGAAGATGGTCGCCGCCGCCAAGCTGCGCAAGGCGCAGGCGGCCGCCGAGGCCGCGCGCCCCTATGCCGAGCGTCTCGAGCGCGTCGTCGCCAGCCTCGCGTCGAAGGTCGGCGCGTCGGATTCGGCGCCGAAGCTGCTGTCGGGCACCGGGAAGAGCGACACGCACCTGCTCGTGGTGCTCAACAGCGACCGCGGCCTGGCCGGCGCGTTCAATTCGAACATCGTCAAGGCCGCGCGCGACAAGGCGCTGGAGCTGCAGGCGCAGGGCAAAAAGGTCGTCTTCTTCCTGATCGGCCGTAAGGGCCGCCCGGTGATCAGCCGGCTCTTTCCCGGCCAGATCATCGAGCAGTATGAGACGACCGGCATCCGCGACATCGGCTTCGACCAGGCGAGCGACATCTCGGCAAAGGTCATGGAGCTGTACGAAGCCGGCGCGTTCGACGTCGCGCATCTCTTCTATTCGAAGTTCCGCTCGGCGCTGCTCCAGATCGCGACCGGCCAGCAGATGATCCCGGTTCCGCCGCCCGCCGACGTCCCCGCCTCGAGCGGCGCCGCGGTCGAGTACGAGCCCGACGAGGAAGCGATCCTCGCCGACCTGCTCCCGCGCAACGTCACCATCCAGATCTTCAAGGGCCTCCTTGAAAACGCCGCGTCCGAACAGGGCGCGTCGATGACCGCGATGGACAATGCGACGCGCAACGCGGGCGACCTGATCAACAAGCTGACCATCGTGTACAACCGTACGCGCCAGGCGGCGATCACCACCGAACTTATCGAGATTATCGCCGGCGCCGAAGCGCTGTAA